The DNA segment GTCGCGGCCTTCGTCACGGAAAAACTCCGCCATGGTCAAACCGGTCAACGCCACGCGTAAACGGTTTCCGGGTGGCTCGTTCATTTGGCCGTAAACCAGCGATACCTTGTCGATAACGTTAGAATCGGTCATTTCGTGGTAAAAGTCGTTACCTTCACGGGTACGTTCACCGACACCGGCGAATACCGAGAAACCGCTGTGCTCGATCGCGATATTACGGATCAGCTCCATCATGTTAACGGTTTTGCCTACACCGGCGCCGCCGAACAGGCCGACTTTACCACCCTTGGCGAAAGGGCAAACCAAGTCGATAACCTTGATGCCGGTTTCCAACAGTTCGTTGGCGGGCGCTTGCTCGTCGTAGGAAGGCGCATCACGGTGGATGACCCATTTTTCTTTTTCGCCGATAGGACCTTTTTCGTCGATGGCTTCACCCAACACGTTCATGATCCGGCCCAGAGTCGCTTGACCGACTGGGACTTTGATCGCGTCGCCGGTGTTGCTGACTTCGATACCACGGCTCAAACCGTCGGTCGAACCCATCGCAATGGTACGAACCACGCCGTCACCCAATTGCTGTTGAACTTCCAGCACCAATCCGCCTTTTACATTCAGCGCATCATATACTTTTGGCAGGTTATCGCGTGGAAACTCCACGTCTACCACCGCTCCAATAATCTGAACGATTTTACCCAAACTCATTGTGTCGTCCTCTATTAAAATCTATCTAAAACTTGTGAATGCATTAAACGGCCGCGGCTCCGGCAACGATTTCCGAAATCTCTTGCGTAATGGCCGCTTGTCGGGCTTTGTTGTACACAAGTTGCAACTCTTTAATGATGTTGCCAGCGTTATCGGATGCGCTCTTCATGGCCACCATGCGGGCCGCTTGTTCGCAGGCGTTGTTTTCAACCAGGCCTTGATAAACGATGGATTCGACATAGCGCTGCAGTAAAACATCCAGAACATCTTTCGCGCCAGGCTCGTACAGATAATCCCAATGGCCGCTTAAATCTTCTTCAAGTTCGTTGGCTTCCACCGGTAGTAACTGAGTCATGACCGGTTTTTGGGTCATCGTGTTAACGAATTCGTTATTGACCACGTATAACTGGTCGATGCTGCCTGCCGTGTAGGCATCCAACATGACTTTAATCACGCCGACTATGTCGACCTGATGCGGCGTATCGCCCAGCTTGCTGACCTGTCCGATCAAATTAGCGTTGATATTGCTGAAGAAGTTAGCCGCTTTGCCACCAATGGTGCAAACATCGACTTCGATAGCGCGGCCGCTCCATTGCTGCATCTGATTCAGCACGTTTCTGAACAGATTAGCATTCAAACCACCGCACAAACCTCTGTCCGAGCTGATCACAATAATGCCAACCCGTTTGACTTCGCGCGCAATCATGTACGGATGTTTGTACTCGGGATTGGCGTGTGACAGATGCTTGATGATCTGGCTAATCTTTTTCGAGTACGGCCGAGTGGCCTGCATGCGGTCCTTGGTTTTACGCATTTTACTCGCGGCCACCATTTCCATGGCGCGGGTGATCTTCTGAGTATTCTTGATACTCGCGATCTTGGTACGTATTTCTTTGCCAACAGCCATGGACTATCCCTTTACCAGCTACTTGTTTTGACGAAACGTTCAATGGCACTGTGCATGCCCTTTTGGATTTCGTCGCTGAAGTCGCCTTTTTCGTTGATTTTCGCCATCAATTCGGATTCTTCGGTTCTCATAAACGACAACAACGCCGCTTCGAAATCCCGCACCTTTTTCACTTCCAGATTATCCAGGAAGCCGCTGTTGGCTGCGTACAGAGAAACGCCCATTTCCGCGACCGACATCGGCGCGTATTGGTTTTGTTTCATCAGTTCGGTGACGCGTTGGCCACGCTCGATTTGTTTGCGAGTGCTTTCATCCAGATCGGATGCAAACTGGGCAAATGCCGCCAATTCACGGAACTGCGCCAAGTCCAGACGAACACCGCCGCCCAGTTTCTTGATGATCTTGGTTTGCGCCGCGCCACCGACCCGCGATACCGACAAGCCGGCGTTGACAGCGGGACGGATACCGGAGTTGAACAAGCCGGTTTCCAGGAAGATCTGGCCGTCGGTGATCGAGATCACGTTGGTTGGCACGAACGCGGAGACGTCGCCACCTTGAGTTTCGATGATAGGCAGCGCGGTCAATGAACCGGTTTGACCTTTTACCTTGCCGTTGGTCAGTTTTTCGACTTCGGCGGCGTTGATACGCGCGGCGCGTTCCAGCAAGCGCGAGTGGATGTAGAACACGTCACCCGGATACGCTTCACGGCCTGGCGGACGGCGCAGCAGCAAGGAAATTTGGCGATAGGCCCAAGCTTGCTTGGTCAAATCGTCATAGATAATCAGTGCGTCTTGGCCGTTGTCGCGGAAATATTCGCCCATCGAGCAACCGGTGTACGGTGCGATGAATTGCAGCGCGGCGGATTCGGAAGCCGAAGCGACGACGACGATGGTGTGCTCCATCGCGCCATGTTCTTCCAGCTTACGCACCACGTTAGCAATCGAAGAACGTTTTTGGCCGATCGCGACATAAATACATTTGATACCGGTGCCTTTCTGATTGATGATCGCATCAACCGCAATGGCTGTTTTACCGGTTTGGCGGTCGCCGATGATCAACTCACGTTGACCGCGTCCGACCGGAATCATCGAGTCGATCGCTTTCAAGCCGATTTGTACCGGTTGATCGACCGATTGTCTGGCAATAACGCCGGGCGCAATTTTTTCGATCGGAGAAGTCAAGTCGGTATCGATGGCGCCCTTGCCGTCAATTGGATTACCCAATGCATCGACCACCCGGCCCAATAAAGCCGTACCAACCGGTACTTCCAGAATTCTGCCGGTGCATTTGACGGTATCGCCTTCGGTGATATGTTGGTAAGCGCCCAACATCACCACACCGACCGAGTCTCTCTCCAGGTTCAATGCCATGCCGTAAGAACCGCCGGGAAATTCCAGCATTTCGCCCTGCATCGCGTCCGACAGACCATGTACACGAACGATACCGTCGGTCACGCTGACTACGGTGCCTTCCGAGTGCGCCTCAACTTGGGCGTCGAAATTCTCGATCTTCTTCTTGATCAGATCACTTATTTCAGATGGATTTAATTGCATTTTATTTTCCCGATCTAGCTCTTAGAGCCTTTTGGCTAATTGATGAAGCTGGCCACTGACAGAACCGTCAATCACTTTGTCGCCTGCTTTCGCAAGTATGCCGCCAATCAACGATTTATCGACTGATACCACGGCATTGACCTTTTTGTTTAAATGCTTTTCCAGCATTGCGACATATTTACTCTGTTCGGCTTTGGTTAAGGCAAAGGCGCTATACAGATCAACATTAACGTAGCCTTCGTCATCGGCTTTGTATTGTTCGTACATAACCGAGATAGTCGGCAGCAGTTTCAGTTTGCCGTTTTCGATCAATAATCTCAGAAGGTTGGTTGCTTCCGTATCGATCCGATCCTGACAAATATCCAGCAGCAGTTGCTTGATTTTTTCCTTGCTAACCCTGGGATTTTTGACGATGGCCGTCATATCCGAATCCTGAACCACCGCCGATAAAAACCGCAACGCATCCGACCAGGCGTCGGCCTTCCCGGTTTCCTTCGCCAGCTTGAAAGCCGCCTCGGAATAGGGTCTTGCTAATGTCGCTAACTCAGTCATTGCTTAACCCAGTTGTTCCGCGGTTCTGCTCAGAAGTTCATGATGCTTGGCTTTGTCGATTTCTTCTTTCAAAATCTGTTCAGCAGCGCGCAAGGCCAAGGTAGACACTTCTTTGCGTAAATTTTCTCTGGCTTGCAGCATTTCCTGCTCGATTTGAGCCTTTGCCGCTTCCAATAAACGTTCGCCTTCTTTTTGAGCTTGAAGCTTGGATTCTTCAACCAGTTCGTTGGCGCGTTTTTGAGCTAAATTGATTATTTCAGCCGATTGTTCCCTGGCCTCTTTAAGAACGCTTTTGGCTTTCTTTTCAGCCAATTTGACTTCTTCCTGGCCTTTTTCGGCTGCAGCCAGGCCTTCAGCTATCTTCGCTTTACGCTCTTCCAGAGCCGCGATGATGGGCGGCCAGACATACTTCATGGTAAACCAAACCAGAAGCGTGAAGGTGATCATCTGCCCGATCAGAGTAGCATTGATGCTCATTGATGCATTCCTCGTATGCTGTTGTCGTACTATCCGTCCGCTGACGCGGCTATCGATTTATATTCGGATAACCGAAGAAGGCATTTGGCCTTCTTCCGACGAATCGCTGTTTTGCTAATCAGCCCGCGACAGATTGAACGGCTGCGAGGAATGGGTTGGCGAAAGTCAGCATCAGAGCCAGACCAACACCGATCATGGTTACCGCGTCAAGCAAACCGGCGATAATGAACATTTTGACCTGCAACATAGGAACCAGCTCGGGTTGACGTGCCGCGCCTTCCAAAAATTTACCGCCCAACAAACCGAAACCGATCGCGGTACCGATAGCGCCCAAACCCAAAATGATGCCAACTGCGATGACGGTGAAGCCTTGTACGTTGGCAATTAATGATGCGAGTTCCATAGTGTCTCCTAAGTATGTATATGAAATTAAAAATAAAACTGTTAGTGATCTTCGTGAGCCAGACTCAGATAAACGATGGTCAACACCATGAAAATGAAAGCCTGCAGGGTAATGATCAAGATGTGAAATACCGCCCAGGGGAAACCCAGCAATGGCTGGACGATAGGGGGCAACAACGCGATCAAAATGAATACCAGCTCACCGGCATACAGGTTGCCGAATAACCGCAAGCCAAGAGAGATAGGCTTAGCCAGCTCTTCGACCGTTTTCAGCAACAGATTGAACGGCATCATTTTAGGACCGAAAGGCGTGCAGGTCATCTCCTTGGCGAAACCCCAAAGCCCCTTTACCTTGATGCTGTAAAAGAAAATCAAGATAAATACACTGATAGACAAGGCAAAGGTGCCGTTCAAATCGGTACTCGGTACCACGCGCATATATTCCATGCCCATCAAGCTGCCTATCATCGGCAACAAATCCACCGGCAACATATCCATCGCGTTCCACAGGAATACCCAGCAGAATATGGTCAACGCCAATGGCGCGATCAATTCGCTTCGTCCGTGAAAACTGTCTTTTACCTGGGTATCGACGAATTCGACGATCATTTCGGCGAAATTCTGCGCCATGCCCGGCACGCCGGATGTCGCCCGTTCCGCAACCGATTTAAAAAACCAGATAAACAATCCGCCCAATCCCATCGAAAAAAACAGGGTGTCCAGATGCAATGTCCAAAATCCCTCACCCACCGATAATGGTGTCAAGTGATGGACAATATAACCTGTTGAGCCACCTTCACTAGCCATTTTGCCTCGCAATAATACTAATCGCGCCAATAATAAAGCGCGAACCAAAAAACCGACAGCACTGCCACATAACCTATCAGCAGCCTTATAAAATCAACAGAGGGAATCTGTAAAACAATCGTAAACAAGGCCGCGGTCAGTATTAGCTTACCTGCCTCACCCGCATAAAATGCATTGACAATACCTTGCGCTGGTTGATTTCTGGCAAGATAAACTTTATACGCAAAATAAAGATTGGGCAGTAACGCTACACCGCTTCCCATGAGTGGAGACATCGCATAATCCCAGCCTCCGATCATCAAAAACCCCGCTACCACTGCTACGGCCATCAGGATTTGCGCGTACAAAACTTTACCGACAGTAGAAAACTGATTTCCAACTGCCATTTTAATCCTCTCGACTGTTAAGCGCGGCGATTATATCCAGCCCACTGATTTAAAGCAAGGAAGCAGGTTTTTTGAGCTCTCGGCGGAACAAAATCGTTCAATCCGAATCAGCTTGGCCGGCCTTTCTATCGCCCTCGAATCAGTAAGTTGTCGTCAAATCTAGCTTCAGTGCCCCAATATACAGACAATTTACATGCCAACCCATAAAGCATTGATTTTATTTCATTTGTATTTATAAGGTTTTGTAGCACATCCAACAAAATTAGCCAGCCCAACTACAACCTTGCTAATTTTGTTGTTTTTGCGCCATGACCAAGGCTTGCCTCAATTGATCTTGTTAATGATGCCTTCCAGTTCTTCCAGACTGGTATAACTGAAAATCAATTTACCCTTGCCGCCACTTTGGTGATTGATCTCGACTTTGGCCCCGGTCCGCTCGCTCAACTCTCGTTGCAATCGCAAGGTATCGGGGTCAAGCTTTTTCGCCGCGACCGGCTTTTCTTCGTGCTGCTCGCGCACCAATTTTTCTACGGCACGCACCGTCAAACCCTGCTTGACCGCCTTGTTGGCGATTTCGATCTGCTTGTCCTCGTCCAAACCCAACAGCGCCCTCGCATGCCCCATTTCCAGCAAACCTTTGCCGAGCATGGTTTTGACCTCGGGCGCCAGTTCCAACAACCTTAATAGATTGGTCACGGTAGTACGGGATTTGCCGACGGCTTGGGCAATTTGTTGATGAGTCAATTCGAACTCATCCTGCAAACGGTGCAGGGCTTCGGCTTCTTCCAACGCATTCAAGTCTTCGCGCTGAATGTTTTCGATCAAGGCAATCGCCATCACCGACCTGTCGTCTATGTCCTTGATCAGGACCGGCACTTCCTGTAGTTCGGCCAGTTGCGCGGCGCGCCAGCGACGTTCGCCGGCAATGATTTCGTATTTGTCGGCGGCGACTTTACGTACGATGATAGGCTGAATAATGCCCTGCGCGGAAATCGAATCCGATAATTCCTTCAGCTTTTCCGGATCCATATCTCGGCGCGGCTGATATTTACCGCGCTGCATGAACTCGATTGGCAGGGTTTGTACATCCCTAGGCTTTTCCTGGGCCGGAGCGGCGGCTACATCGCCCAGCAACTCACTCAACCCCCGCCCTAAACCGCGCTTCTTATGCATCATTTTTTCGCTGCTTTTTCTTTTCTGATCATTTCGCCGGCCAATGCTATATAGGCCACCGCGCCACGGGAAGCCTTGTCGTAAGCCATCACCGGCACACCGTGGCTGGGCGCCTCGGCCAACCGGATATTTCTGGGGATCGTGGTCCTGAACACCTTATCGCCGAAATATTCGATCAGCTGATCCGACACATCCTTGCCTAGGCGGCTACGGTTATCGACCATGGTCCGCAAAATACCTTCCAACACCAAGCCCGGATTGACGGTGTCGCGAATATTGCGCAAAGTCGACATCAACGACGACAGCCCTTCCAGAGAATAATATTCACACTGCATCGGGATCAACACGCTATTGGCCGCCACCATGGCGTTCAGGGTCAGCATATTCAGCGACGGTGGGCAATCTATCAGGATGTAATCGTAATTTTCCTTGATGGGTAATAAGGCATCGGCCAAGCGCCGTTCGCGGTGTTGAGCCGTCATCAACTGAACTTCGGCGGCGGTCAGATCGGCGTTGCCGGGAATCAGATCAAAACCCAATGATTTATTTTTGATAATGATTTCCGAGACCGGCACCTCTTCCAGCAATAATTCACAACTGGAATATTCGATTTCATCCTTATTGACGCCGCAGCCCATCGCCGCATTGCCTTGCGGGTCCAAATCCACCAACAACACTTTGCGCTTGGTCGCGGCAAAGGCCGCCGCCAGATTAACGCTGGTGGTGGTTTTACCCACACCACCCTTTTGATTGGTTATCGCGATAATCTTAGCCATGCTTGCCTTTCTCCATACATATCAGACAGCGCTCGGCGGCGATGCCGGGCACTTCAAGTGGGATTACGCTGTAATCCGAGCCTAATTCCGCCAATTCCTGCTCGGGAATTTGACCTTTCATGGCCAGTAACAAACCATCCTCGGCCAATAAATGTCCGGTCAGCTTGACTATGTCGCTCATGCCGGCAAAAGCGCGGCAAATTACGGTAGAAAACAATTGTTGCGGCTTGATTAATTCCACTCGACTATGCACCACATCCACATTTTTCAACCGCAACTCCAACACCGCCTGTTGCACGAAACGAGTTTTCTTGGAGTTGGAATCGACCAAGGTGAAATGGCAATCCGGCTGGCAAATTGCCAACGGAATACCCGGCAAACCGGCACCGGTACCTATATCCGCGACATTTGGCGCCTTGACGTGCGGCAAAATGGCCAGACTATCCAGCAAATGCAGGCTAACCATTTCCAACGGATCGCGCACGGCGGTCAGATTATAGGCCTTGTTCCATTTTGCGATCAGTTTGATGAAATTCAGCAAAGTTTCGATTTGCGGCTCAGTTACCGGCAAAGCCAGTGTGGAAAGACCGTGATGCAGTTTATCCCGACAATTATCCATCAAGCGCTTTTCTTTTTCAGATGCACCAACAACAACGAAATCGCCGCCGGTGTGATGCCAGGTATCCGAGAGGCTTGACCGAGGGTTTCCGGACGTTGCTTTTTCAATTTTTCGCTGACTTCGTTCGACAAGCCGGACACCAAACTGTAATCAACATTATCCGGCAGTTTCAAATGCTCGTAACGCAACGAACGGTTGATTTCGGTTTGCTGGCGGTCGATGTAACCGGCATATTTGGCCTGAATCGCCACCTGCTCGGCGACTTGTTCGTCCACTTCGCTTTCGTCGCTAAATTGCAGCAGATTGTCGACATCCACTTCCGGACGCCTGAGCATTTCCATCAGACTGGCTTCCTTCAGCAGCTTCTTGCCCCATAAC comes from the Methylomonas sp. LL1 genome and includes:
- the atpD gene encoding F0F1 ATP synthase subunit beta; its protein translation is MSLGKIVQIIGAVVDVEFPRDNLPKVYDALNVKGGLVLEVQQQLGDGVVRTIAMGSTDGLSRGIEVSNTGDAIKVPVGQATLGRIMNVLGEAIDEKGPIGEKEKWVIHRDAPSYDEQAPANELLETGIKVIDLVCPFAKGGKVGLFGGAGVGKTVNMMELIRNIAIEHSGFSVFAGVGERTREGNDFYHEMTDSNVIDKVSLVYGQMNEPPGNRLRVALTGLTMAEFFRDEGRDVLFFVDNIYRYTLAGTEVSALLGRMPSAVGYQPTLAEEMGVLQERITSTKTGSITSIQAVYVPADDLTDPSPATTFAHLDATVVLSRQIAELGIYPAIDPLDSTSRQLDPLVIGQEHYDTARSVQGILQRYKELRDIIAILGMDELSEEDKLTVSRARKIQRFLSQPFFVAEVFTGSPGKYVSLKETIAGFRGIINGDYDNLPEQAFYMVGTIDEAIEKAKGM
- the atpG gene encoding F0F1 ATP synthase subunit gamma gives rise to the protein MAVGKEIRTKIASIKNTQKITRAMEMVAASKMRKTKDRMQATRPYSKKISQIIKHLSHANPEYKHPYMIAREVKRVGIIVISSDRGLCGGLNANLFRNVLNQMQQWSGRAIEVDVCTIGGKAANFFSNINANLIGQVSKLGDTPHQVDIVGVIKVMLDAYTAGSIDQLYVVNNEFVNTMTQKPVMTQLLPVEANELEEDLSGHWDYLYEPGAKDVLDVLLQRYVESIVYQGLVENNACEQAARMVAMKSASDNAGNIIKELQLVYNKARQAAITQEISEIVAGAAAV
- the atpA gene encoding F0F1 ATP synthase subunit alpha, translated to MQLNPSEISDLIKKKIENFDAQVEAHSEGTVVSVTDGIVRVHGLSDAMQGEMLEFPGGSYGMALNLERDSVGVVMLGAYQHITEGDTVKCTGRILEVPVGTALLGRVVDALGNPIDGKGAIDTDLTSPIEKIAPGVIARQSVDQPVQIGLKAIDSMIPVGRGQRELIIGDRQTGKTAIAVDAIINQKGTGIKCIYVAIGQKRSSIANVVRKLEEHGAMEHTIVVVASASESAALQFIAPYTGCSMGEYFRDNGQDALIIYDDLTKQAWAYRQISLLLRRPPGREAYPGDVFYIHSRLLERAARINAAEVEKLTNGKVKGQTGSLTALPIIETQGGDVSAFVPTNVISITDGQIFLETGLFNSGIRPAVNAGLSVSRVGGAAQTKIIKKLGGGVRLDLAQFRELAAFAQFASDLDESTRKQIERGQRVTELMKQNQYAPMSVAEMGVSLYAANSGFLDNLEVKKVRDFEAALLSFMRTEESELMAKINEKGDFSDEIQKGMHSAIERFVKTSSW
- a CDS encoding F0F1 ATP synthase subunit delta, which translates into the protein MTELATLARPYSEAAFKLAKETGKADAWSDALRFLSAVVQDSDMTAIVKNPRVSKEKIKQLLLDICQDRIDTEATNLLRLLIENGKLKLLPTISVMYEQYKADDEGYVNVDLYSAFALTKAEQSKYVAMLEKHLNKKVNAVVSVDKSLIGGILAKAGDKVIDGSVSGQLHQLAKRL
- a CDS encoding F0F1 ATP synthase subunit B, giving the protein MSINATLIGQMITFTLLVWFTMKYVWPPIIAALEERKAKIAEGLAAAEKGQEEVKLAEKKAKSVLKEAREQSAEIINLAQKRANELVEESKLQAQKEGERLLEAAKAQIEQEMLQARENLRKEVSTLALRAAEQILKEEIDKAKHHELLSRTAEQLG
- the atpE gene encoding F0F1 ATP synthase subunit C, with the translated sequence MELASLIANVQGFTVIAVGIILGLGAIGTAIGFGLLGGKFLEGAARQPELVPMLQVKMFIIAGLLDAVTMIGVGLALMLTFANPFLAAVQSVAG
- the atpB gene encoding F0F1 ATP synthase subunit A, with the protein product MASEGGSTGYIVHHLTPLSVGEGFWTLHLDTLFFSMGLGGLFIWFFKSVAERATSGVPGMAQNFAEMIVEFVDTQVKDSFHGRSELIAPLALTIFCWVFLWNAMDMLPVDLLPMIGSLMGMEYMRVVPSTDLNGTFALSISVFILIFFYSIKVKGLWGFAKEMTCTPFGPKMMPFNLLLKTVEELAKPISLGLRLFGNLYAGELVFILIALLPPIVQPLLGFPWAVFHILIITLQAFIFMVLTIVYLSLAHEDH
- a CDS encoding ATP synthase subunit I, translated to MAVGNQFSTVGKVLYAQILMAVAVVAGFLMIGGWDYAMSPLMGSGVALLPNLYFAYKVYLARNQPAQGIVNAFYAGEAGKLILTAALFTIVLQIPSVDFIRLLIGYVAVLSVFWFALYYWRD
- a CDS encoding ParB/RepB/Spo0J family partition protein, which produces MMHKKRGLGRGLSELLGDVAAAPAQEKPRDVQTLPIEFMQRGKYQPRRDMDPEKLKELSDSISAQGIIQPIIVRKVAADKYEIIAGERRWRAAQLAELQEVPVLIKDIDDRSVMAIALIENIQREDLNALEEAEALHRLQDEFELTHQQIAQAVGKSRTTVTNLLRLLELAPEVKTMLGKGLLEMGHARALLGLDEDKQIEIANKAVKQGLTVRAVEKLVREQHEEKPVAAKKLDPDTLRLQRELSERTGAKVEINHQSGGKGKLIFSYTSLEELEGIINKIN
- a CDS encoding ParA family protein, which translates into the protein MAKIIAITNQKGGVGKTTTSVNLAAAFAATKRKVLLVDLDPQGNAAMGCGVNKDEIEYSSCELLLEEVPVSEIIIKNKSLGFDLIPGNADLTAAEVQLMTAQHRERRLADALLPIKENYDYILIDCPPSLNMLTLNAMVAANSVLIPMQCEYYSLEGLSSLMSTLRNIRDTVNPGLVLEGILRTMVDNRSRLGKDVSDQLIEYFGDKVFRTTIPRNIRLAEAPSHGVPVMAYDKASRGAVAYIALAGEMIRKEKAAKK
- the rsmG gene encoding 16S rRNA (guanine(527)-N(7))-methyltransferase RsmG, which gives rise to MDNCRDKLHHGLSTLALPVTEPQIETLLNFIKLIAKWNKAYNLTAVRDPLEMVSLHLLDSLAILPHVKAPNVADIGTGAGLPGIPLAICQPDCHFTLVDSNSKKTRFVQQAVLELRLKNVDVVHSRVELIKPQQLFSTVICRAFAGMSDIVKLTGHLLAEDGLLLAMKGQIPEQELAELGSDYSVIPLEVPGIAAERCLICMEKGKHG